A window from Pseudomonas kribbensis encodes these proteins:
- the coaD gene encoding pantetheine-phosphate adenylyltransferase, translating into MNRVLYPGTFDPITKGHGDLVERASRLFDHVIIAVAASPKKNPLFPLEQRVELAREVTKHLPNVEVVGFSTLLAHFAKEQNANVFLRGLRAVSDFEYEFQLANMNRQLAPDVESLFLTPSERYSFISSTLVREIAALGGDISKFVHPAVADALTLRFKK; encoded by the coding sequence ATGAACCGAGTGTTGTACCCAGGTACCTTCGACCCTATTACCAAGGGCCATGGCGATCTGGTCGAACGCGCCTCGCGCCTGTTCGACCATGTGATCATCGCCGTCGCCGCCAGCCCCAAGAAGAATCCGCTGTTCCCGCTGGAACAACGGGTCGAGCTGGCCCGCGAGGTCACCAAACACCTGCCGAATGTGGAAGTGGTCGGCTTCTCGACGCTGCTGGCGCATTTCGCCAAGGAGCAGAACGCCAATGTGTTCCTGCGTGGTTTGCGCGCGGTGTCGGACTTCGAATACGAATTCCAGCTGGCCAACATGAACCGCCAGCTGGCGCCGGATGTGGAGAGCCTGTTTCTCACCCCGTCCGAACGTTATTCGTTCATTTCCTCGACCCTGGTGCGGGAAATTGCAGCCCTGGGCGGCGATATCAGCAAGTTCGTCCACCCGGCAGTGGCTGATGCCCTGACCCTGCGCTTCAAGAAGTAA
- a CDS encoding YfhL family 4Fe-4S dicluster ferredoxin, producing MSLIITDDCINCDVCEPECPNAAISQGEEIYVIDPNLCTQCVGHYDEPQCQQVCPVDCIPLDEAHPETEEQLMEKYRKITGKA from the coding sequence ATGTCCCTGATCATCACCGACGATTGCATCAACTGCGACGTCTGCGAACCTGAGTGCCCGAACGCCGCCATTTCCCAGGGCGAAGAGATCTACGTGATCGACCCGAACCTGTGCACCCAGTGCGTCGGCCACTACGACGAACCGCAGTGCCAGCAGGTCTGCCCGGTGGATTGCATTCCACTGGACGAAGCCCATCCGGAGACTGAAGAACAGTTGATGGAGAAGTACCGCAAGATTACCGGCAAGGCCTGA
- a CDS encoding multidrug transporter — protein sequence MKSSQALLLALLLCSSLTVQATEGGSGDPRYAIQNPPAYAMIGDLLIARPLLVAATVIGAGVFVVSLPFTALGGGVGDAGEALVVAPAKAAFVRCLGCTGEGFEQRE from the coding sequence CTGCTGCTGTGTTCCAGCCTGACCGTTCAGGCCACGGAAGGCGGCAGTGGTGATCCGCGATACGCCATCCAGAATCCACCGGCCTACGCCATGATCGGCGATCTGCTGATTGCCCGCCCCTTGCTGGTGGCGGCGACAGTGATCGGTGCGGGCGTGTTTGTGGTGTCGTTGCCGTTTACCGCGCTGGGTGGCGGTGTCGGCGATGCGGGGGAGGCGTTGGTGGTGGCGCCGGCGAAAGCGGCGTTCGTGCGTTGCCTGGGCTGTACCGGGGAAGGATTCGAGCAGCGCGAGTGA
- a CDS encoding GMC family oxidoreductase yields MPVPDPFREGLARGWKTYSGAQLSDDLTLETDVAIIGSGAGGGTTAEILSAAGYKVLLIEEGPLKTSSDFKMLEDKAYSSLYQEGIGRMSKDGAITILQGRAVGGTTLINWTSSFRTPEPTLEHWAKEHNVKDHSPADMAPWFEKMEQRLGVAPWMVPPNANNDVIRKGCEQLGYSWHVIPRNVRGCWNLGYCGMGCPTNAKQSMMVTTIPATLEKGGELLYLARAEKLLINGDKVTGLQCVAMDERCVEPTGRKITVKARHYVLAGGGINSPALLLRSDAPDPHQRLGKRTFLHPVNMSAGRFDEVINPFYGAPQSIYSDHFQWKDGTTGPMAFKLEVPPLHPALAATLLGGLGQENAQHMADLPHTHAMLALLRDGFHPDSQGGSVELRGDGSPVLDYQVSPYAWDGLRRAFHVMAEIQFAGGAKAVMPMHADARYVNSLAEARKMIDGLSLELYRTRLGSAHVMGGCAMGEDPKTAVTDSLGRHHQLRNLSIHDGSLFPTSIGANPQLSVYGLTAQLATSLGERLKNP; encoded by the coding sequence ATGCCCGTACCCGACCCGTTTCGCGAAGGCCTTGCCCGTGGCTGGAAAACCTACAGCGGCGCCCAACTGTCCGACGACCTGACCCTGGAAACCGACGTGGCCATCATCGGCAGCGGTGCCGGCGGCGGCACCACGGCGGAAATCCTCAGCGCCGCCGGCTACAAGGTGCTGCTGATCGAAGAAGGCCCGCTCAAGACCAGCAGCGACTTCAAGATGCTGGAGGACAAGGCTTACAGCAGCCTCTATCAGGAAGGCATCGGCCGCATGAGCAAGGACGGCGCGATCACCATCCTTCAGGGTCGCGCGGTCGGCGGCACCACCCTGATCAACTGGACCTCGAGTTTTCGCACCCCCGAGCCGACCCTCGAACACTGGGCCAAGGAACACAACGTCAAAGATCACAGCCCCGCCGACATGGCGCCGTGGTTCGAGAAAATGGAGCAACGCCTCGGCGTCGCCCCGTGGATGGTGCCGCCCAACGCCAACAACGACGTAATCCGCAAAGGCTGTGAACAACTCGGCTACAGCTGGCACGTGATCCCGCGCAACGTGCGCGGCTGCTGGAACCTCGGCTACTGCGGCATGGGCTGCCCGACCAATGCCAAGCAGTCGATGATGGTCACGACCATTCCGGCGACCCTGGAAAAGGGCGGCGAGCTGCTCTATCTGGCCCGCGCCGAAAAACTGCTGATCAACGGCGACAAGGTCACCGGCCTGCAATGCGTGGCGATGGACGAACGCTGCGTCGAGCCGACCGGGCGCAAGATCACGGTCAAGGCCCGCCATTACGTGCTGGCTGGCGGCGGGATCAACAGCCCCGCCCTGCTGCTGCGCTCGGATGCGCCGGATCCGCATCAACGCCTCGGCAAGCGCACGTTCCTGCACCCGGTGAACATGTCCGCCGGACGCTTCGACGAGGTCATCAACCCGTTTTACGGAGCGCCGCAGTCGATCTACTCCGACCATTTCCAGTGGAAGGACGGCACCACCGGGCCGATGGCCTTCAAACTCGAAGTGCCGCCGTTGCACCCGGCGCTGGCCGCCACCCTGCTCGGCGGCCTCGGCCAGGAAAACGCACAGCACATGGCGGATCTTCCGCACACCCACGCCATGCTGGCGTTATTGCGTGACGGGTTTCACCCGGACAGCCAGGGCGGCAGTGTCGAATTGCGCGGTGATGGCTCGCCGGTGCTCGATTATCAGGTTTCGCCGTACGCCTGGGACGGTTTGCGCCGGGCCTTCCACGTCATGGCCGAGATTCAGTTCGCCGGTGGCGCCAAAGCGGTAATGCCGATGCACGCCGATGCGCGTTATGTGAACAGCTTGGCCGAAGCACGCAAAATGATCGACGGCTTGAGCCTGGAGCTGTACCGCACCCGCCTGGGTAGCGCCCATGTCATGGGCGGTTGCGCGATGGGTGAAGACCCGAAAACCGCCGTCACCGACAGCCTTGGCCGCCATCATCAGTTGCGCAATCTGTCGATTCACGACGGCTCGCTGTTCCCCACCAGCATCGGCGCCAACCCGCAGTTGTCGGTGTATGGTCTGACGGCGCAACTGGCGACATCCCTCGGCGAACGGCTGAAAAACCCGTGA